AATATGGCTCTAACACTTcgttcttcaatttcttttattaatcaGAAAGAAACCAAAATCCTTAAAACTTCTGATGATGTTCCTGCGATAGTTAGTTTTGCAAAGGTTAAGCCATCGTACCGTCTCCGAGTGAAAAATTCCATGCAAGAAGCACGCCCCGCACGCGACAACAGCTTCAATTCTGAAGCGAGGAGAAACGAAAAATGGGAGAAGGTGCATGCTCCTTCGGTGGCTCATAGTCACAGTGACTCGAAGAGGGTACCTGTGTATGTGATGCTGCCATTAGACACTGTAACAATGGGAGGAAGCTTGAACAAGCCTAGAGCAATGAATGCAAGTTTGATGGCCCTCAAGAGTGCAGGAGTCGAAGGCGTAATGGTGGATGCTTGGTGGGGTTTGGTGGAAAAGGACGGGCCTTTGAAGTACAATTGGGAACCCTATGTTGAGCTTGTGCAGATGGTACAAATGCATGGTTTGAAGCTTCAAGTTGTTATGTCTTTCCATCAGTGTGGGGGAAATGTTGGAGATAGTTGCAGGTACCACAGTACTACCTTTATATATGTATAGATGATAATGATATGAGCTGATTGATTCTGTTAGGGAGACTAAGGCCAAGTGAAAAACATTGTGTGACAATTATCTTTgtgttgcattttatttttcagcaTTCCTCTACCATCatgggtgcaggaagaaatcaGCAAAAACCCTGACCTGGTTTACACAGATAGATCAGGGAGGAGGAATCCTGAGTACATCTCATTGGGGTGTGATTCAGTTCCTATTCTAAGAGGAAGGACTCCCCTCCAAGTGTACGCCGACTACATGAGAAGCTTTCGTGACAGATTCGGAGATTACTTAGGCAGTGTTATCGTGGTAAGTACTTCGGCAACTGTTAGAGATTTACCATTAAGTTTTGAGTTTGAAGTGAGCGTGATgtaataaagttttcttttgaGGTACTTATTTAGGAACACTTATAGAAAgacaaaaaagagaaagataaactctcataaattaaaattatttttttgattatttaaatgattGGACTTCTAAACGATTGTTTAACTTACGCTTGAGGCAATTTTAACTTTGAGAGAATAatctatttctttctttttcttttataaatagttACAGAGAACCTTATTCAAAGAGTCTGAGAATAATAACAAGGATGAAAACTTGAAAACATTAGGGGCCTACCAGGTGGTTTTGGTTAAGACTTTATATCCATTAAGGCTTAATAGACATAACAAGGGGAACTTGGAACTTGGTGCTTGATACCTTGCAATTTCCATGTCTTTTTTCCCATGCATTGAAcgaaatttgaatatataagaTGAAAACTTTTGCAGGAAATTCAAGTTGGCATGGGTCCATGTGGAGAACTGAGATATCCATCTTATCCAGAAACAAATGGAACTTGGAGGTTTCCCGGAATTGGAGAATTCCAATGTTATGACAAGGTATTAAAAATATGCATTAATTTAAACTTCCTTTTGTATATTAATCCAAAAGCATGATTGTATTGGTAAGGTTTGGTAACCATTGGTTCCTATTAACTTGTAACGACGATATTACACTGAAGatagaaaaattttgaaaaatatctatGGACTAAAATGACCTGTTTGTCGTGCAGTATATGAAAGCGTCCTTGGCAGCAGCTGCCGAGGCCATTGGAAAGAAAGAATGGGGAGGAGGTGGACCCCATGACTCTGGCCAGTACAATCAATTTCCTGAGGATACTGGATTTTTCAGAAGGGAAGGGACATGGAATACTGAATATGGACGGTTCTTTTTAGAATGGTACTCTGGTAAATTGCTAGAACATGGTGAGAAGATTCTCGTATCAGCCAAAGGAATATTCGATACATCAGGGGTGAAACTATCAGGGAAAGTTGCTGGAATCCATTGGCACTACAGAGCAAGGTCACACGCAGCTGAACTAACTGCTGGCTACTATAACACGCGAAATAACGATGGGTATACGCCCATAGCCAGAATGCTGGCAAAACATGGAGTTGTCTTCAATTTCACCTGCATGGAAATGAAAGACAGAGAGCAGCCTGACTTTGCTAACTGCTCACCTGAAGGGTTGGTTAGTCAGGTGAAGATGGCAACAAAAACAGCTAGAGCAGAACTTGCTGGAGAAAACGCATTGGAGAGATATGATGCAGATGCATATGCTCAAGTTTTATCAACAAGTAAATCCGAATCCGGCAATGGATTGGCAGCATTCACTTATCTAAGAATGAACAAGCGGTTGTTTGAAGGTGATAACTGGCGGCACCTGGTGGATTTTGTAAGAAGCATGTCTGAAGGCGGTAGGAGAGAGAGACTTCCAGCATCCGATTCCCATGGGAGTGATCTTTATGTTGGCCACATCAAATCAACACGGGAGAAACACACACAAGAGGCCGTTCTTGTGTAAACGTATAAAATAGCAAGCTCAGGCATCTTGGTGTATAGTTTAAAGCAACacagtatatttttttatagaaaaagagggaaaaaaaatgagagaactCTGGCATTTACCATGCCAACACCTGAGATGATCGAGATgatattatttcatttcatgCTAATGTATATAACTCCAACCACGATGGAGAAAAATACTTAGTCTGCTTACGTTATATAACCAATAATACTGATATTGTATCTCTATGCTCCATTTGTCACTtctaatttgattaattaatccCCAGAAAAACATCTACAGAAACTCACTAATGTCATTGCTTTTTCCCTTGTTTAATATCAGTATAAAGTAAGTAAATGACAATGTTGAAAGAGAAACATCTGCTAACATTATGTCAAGATTCAATCAATGAGAACCTTTGCTACAACAAAAATAACACTATGCCAAGAAGAAACCAGTAAAATAGCGAGAGGCTTTTCAACAATTTTCTAACTATTcaggaaataatatataataggtTTATCAACAATTTTGGAAGATATCGAATTAGTCTAAAAGCAAATTCCTGCCTCCctcctgaattttagaaaattttagcTGGCATGGTGTATTTAATGTTcatcaagaaaaaaagaagacaatCTTTTACACGATAATCCACTGTTGTAAAGGAATTTGCTGtctaaaacattaattaatctAAGGTTTAAATGGAGTTATGCATATTTTGTTGAGATTTAGATCCTTTGATGTTCTTAAGGAAGAGGATATGGTCCTCCTGAAAccaaagaaacatttttctaatataacCAACAATAAGAAATTAATGCGTAATACATCAgtatttctttctctcttataCCACagtaataaaatagaaaacatgaaACTAAAAACGAAAGGAATTAGTTgaagtattataaaattatgagtaAGCGAAGGGAttcactaaaattataaaacgaACTAATCCAGGCACCTTTTTACATGATTCTCTGAAATAATACAGAGATGATTGAACAGAATAATGTATAAGGAAAGGTAAAGCAGTTTGTGCAGATTAAAGGATTGAGAAGCAACCCCAACCTAAACCACTAGATTAGAGAATTGTTAGGGAAAAGTGGTGAGTTTATAAGAGACAAAACGTAGGTAATGAAACTGAgtcggaaaaaaaaaacagagataGCTGAATCGAATCAAGAAtgtgaagaagaggaggaggaagacgGAGATGGAGGGGTTCCGCGACGGAGATCTTCGATTAGGTTAGAGAGCTCTTTGCGAGATGATTCTCTGCCAAACATGAAGCCATACCTAAGAGAAGGACAGCGAGGAATGtgataaaaatgtatataacaGAATTAGCACTGTGTGACAATGAATTTGAATCGGATTACCAGAAAGAAATGGCGGAGAACACGCCTGCAGTAGCAATGGTCTGAACCAGAGTAAGCTTCTTCTCCATTCAAccctctcttttctttttcaattatcGATCTTCACTCTACACTCAGACATGAATCCAATTCCACTACATCACCCTTCAACCTAGACCTTCAAACTGGGCCTTCAATATACTCAGGCCCAACTAATTATTCTCCCATTCAAAAATGTTACCATTTTACTTGAGAACATGATAACCTGTAAGGAGGAGAAGAGAAGTCTGAAAAAACGTATAAAGAGatttttgattgaaaaaaaaataaataacaataataattttattagttattaatattttacttattcattactaattagtattaatattatttatgtataatattttatatttgactcTGGATTAGAAGAAAAGccaataaaaaatagtttataactTAGCATAAAAACTGGTTTATCTACTCAAATTCCGTCTAAGATTTTTGAAGTTGCGTATGATTTTATTAAGTCATCTCAAACGGAGTTTCTTACATATAtgtattgattaaaattaaataatattaattaattaaatttatcattaaaactaattatatgTATTGTTGCTTGTATAACTAACattacttaagaaaaaaatatatatggtttgaataaaaaaaagattttaagtATTAACAAAGACGGCAATACCCAATCGACATTAGCTGTGAGCATAAGTGGCGCGATAGGGAAGAAAAGTCCTTGAgctttaaatatgattttccaTTTCccgaaattttatatattttattttatttctaaaacacttttaatgctattttaatttctctaaatttaaaatttatttaatttagaacaTTTTTAACCCAATGTTACCATAGCTAATAAAACCATTATGATAGGTACAAAATGACGGGCTTAATAGGAAATGAATATTTTTGGaaggaaaatttttattattgaactAATAGTAAATGAAGAACCTAAAAGATCAAGTAGTAATTGAAGAatctttacattttatattctccaacattataaactataaaatgtGATATTAAGGTTGTGATACATactaataaattgtttttggaGGTCCACTTATAACAAGAgatatatcataaataaaaattatctaatcTTACATTTTGTGATACTAAGACCAAATAATCGTGTGAttatagatttaaaataataagtccAAAACCGATCATTTGGTCACATATTTGCTTAACCTCACTCTCTTAAAAACTAAAGATTAGAAAGTTGTATGATAATAAACCTAAAGTGACAGACCTAATATCGATGAGATGTTTGTTATTGATCTGGTGGTTACtgaataagtaaaaaaaaataatcaagtaATAAACATCAGACATTAAAGATtgaaaaaaggattaaatataattttaaaagagaaaactcaaacaatagaatgataaagataaaaatttagaaacagTACATATCACACATTTAAATACTCTAGCTAATAAGATTTTTACCtataactaaaacaaaaactttacGTAGATCTTATtcaaatagaatttttttatatgaatttcatgttattttattgaatatatatatatatatatatatatatatatatatatatatatatatatatatatatatatatataggtaatGATTAAAGTAATCTATTTTGTCATTTGACTAACGCCAATAATCTACTTTTCCACCCacacaaaaaaaacattttttggcaaagctttttaatttcatcaatgtgatatatgtgtgtatatataggTAATGATTAAAGTAACCTATTTTTCCATTTGACTAACATCAATAATCTACTTTTCcacacacaaaagaaaaacattttctgACAGccttttcattttatcaatgtgatttttattaaaCTCGTCATCCTTTCCTTCTATCCATTCTAAACTATTTAACACGTATCTCTCTTCTTCTTATCCTTTTCAATTATCCAAATCACAATGccacgaaaaaaaaataattgtaaagttaatttaaaaatagaattagtTCAAATATGtaatatctatataaaaaaatcaagaactctataatatagaaataatttatgattctttttacaatttgaatatattcatagacaaaaaattgtgtttttcaaaaaaaaaaaaagtttcccAAACAAAGATCGTTTTCATAAACACGATTTTCAGTGTTAGGAAACTAACAACAATGACTAATTTACTCTTTCAGATACACCTTCCAATAATGAAACGTTATATATTGAATGGGCTTTTATGTATCTTCATTTCATAATAGACTtgagtatattttaaaataatagacaGAAATAAAGAGGTAAAATTAAAGTTGTTGCATTATGGTGAACTGAATAGCTATAAGTTGGTTGGATTGAAATTGTGCAAGTTTTAACACCGAATGAAGCAAACTATGATAAAATTGGATGTATAGTAGTTAGTGGAAGTGGAAAGGGAATGGTAAGAGATCACAATACTAAAAAGTCAATTGAAGAAGAGGTTTTGGTATAATTTATCCATCCGCAAAATCACAGACAAAAACGCTTTATTTGATCTTCCCCTCCACGTGAGATCTTAAATATTCATCTGTTACAAAAGTAAAGGGGTGTTGAAGATATTTAAACTTAGACTGATAAATGCTAATTATGGAGAAGCTTTTATAAAGAATTTGAGGAAATGGGAAAAGTGGTCCTACTCCTACATCTGCATTAATAATTTCTATCTCTCATCTTCCCATCAACTCAACCCCCTTCCGCTTTCACATTACTACAAACATCTGCAGTGCCCTTCACAACCATGCTGCCATCTGAATGACGTCTGCATCATCGTATAGTACAGATTTAGATCACcaaaaaacaatttgtaaaagatttattcaatttagaaaataaaagtttaacttttattattccACTTTTTACCAAACTGGATAGTTTCTATGTAGACTTGCTCAATGTTTCAAACGAAATTTCCCTACAACTTTTCTAAGAATTAGCCAACCATATacataacaataatataatctGATATTCTAACCATTCAAGTCAAAGTCGGTATGTCCCttcaataaaattcaatttattgtGTGTGCCTTCTTTCGGTAAGAAaccattaatttatttcattcatGTCCACAAATCCCTAATCAAACTCAGAATAAcaggaataaaaatattaatatattcaaatgGATTGCGACATCACTAAATTGATTAAAGGCTCTCGAATTTTCTGTTCATAAAGTTAGAAGGGTTGTTTAGTTAGACAATGAAAATCCTCACTGGTTTCAAAAAGCCAACACCAGTTAACACCTGTTCATAATTTTCTGTTTCATGTTTactgtaaaataaatattatctgttaaaatattctattttctaaTTTGATTTAGCTACACAAATCAATTTCAATTAGTCCCCTGCTATTCCTTGTGGAATAATGACCATCGACATCGCTGTCGGAATAATGTTAGATTTTCCTTTGTGAAGTaaagaatgattttattaatcGAAAATTTTCTACAATCTCACCTAAAAAAAGTGTATTTAAAGCTAATAGCTTACAAAGGAAGGAAGGAGTTGGTGTTGTTTGAACTGGGCCAAACGAACCAGAACCAGAAATACCAAAAATTGACTTCCAATATTGACGAGAACAAGTGGATGGTGGTAAATAAGAAGAGATGGTTAAAGTATCGAATTTCCCACAAGTTCTTGAtccttaaaaaaacaaaactcacTATTTACTTTTTCTGACCAGTTTTGACCGGGATGAGGAGGATTCAGCAATGTCTTGAGAAGAGTTTGGAATTTCAGAATGTTGCAAGGCTTGCTTCAAGGCTTCCACTATCTGACTCATGGATGGTCTATCTTCTGGATTCTTCTTCAAGCAGCTATCAGCCAACTTGGCTATTTTCCGAGCTGCTTGGGGAGAATACTGGTTCCTGAGACGAGGATCCATTATCACCACGAACCTGCTGGTGTCGGCAGGATACTGTTTCACCCAATCGAGAAGCTTTTGTTCTGCAGTGGGACGGTTTCTTTCCAATGATCTTCTTCCTGTGAGGATCTCATACAGCACTACACCAAAACTCCACATGTCGCTCTGAACTTTCAGATGACCCGTTTCAATGTACTCTGGTGCAGCATACCCCTGTGTCCCAACCACCTAATAACCAGAGAATACAAAAACATAAGGACAAATCATTGGTCATGAGTTCATAACTTTTGTTGTTGTGATGAAATAGATAGGACAAGGTCTTATAAAACGGTGTGCGCGACGGCAATTTCGACTACAACATTATTCCTTTTGAAGGTGTCAATGACAGCAGTTGTAGTCACATCTGTCTTATTATCCACAATATCAAAGAACATAACAAATTGTGACTGCCATCACAAATTTAAAACCTTTGATAGGATCATAGCAATGTTGCTAAAATCACATCTTAAGGGGTTGGCTAAGGTTAAATTACAAAGTCAGCTTTAGCAGTAGTGTGGATAATGAGTGCATGGATGAAAAGTGCCCATAATGTGGTGCCTTATGAAAGAGGCATTAACTGTCTGCAGTGAACTTACAGCAGTGGATACATGAGTCTGATCGCCTTGTGGTCCTTCTCTTGCAAGACCAAAATCTGAGAGCTTTGGATGGAAATCCTCATCCAATAGAACATTTGAAGATTTGAAGTCTCGGTAGATCACCTTctcaaccaaaaaaataaatgaaaagattaCCTCCCAAGATAGGAATTCAgatatacaattaaaatttacatgGGAAAATGCTACGGCATGCAATAAAGACGAATGAAATGACAACTATATCATCTCAAGACTTTTGAAGTACCTGAATTTCCAGTCCTTCATGGAGATAAGCTAATCCTTGAGCGGCACCAAGCATAATCTCCAGTCTTGTTTTCCAAGGGAGAGGTGGTAAACTTTTATTGAAGAGGTGATCCTCCAAGCTCCTGTTGGGCATGAACTCGTACACCAGCAGCCGTTGGATTCCTCTTTCTCCATCCAGAGAGCAGTATCCCAAAAGCTTAACCAAATTTGGGTGATTAACAATGCCAAGAAATTGAACTTCTGCAAGCCATTCTTTATGAcccttgttaaaaaaaaattacaaccatAAGAATGAAGATACATTAGCAATGTAGAAAGCGCATATTTTGATAATTCAGTGGCAAACAGTAATAAAACGAGAAGAATTTTTTGTGCTTCTGGATCATTTATGTCATAAGCAGAAATAATTATCTGACTTTCTACGacaccaaccaaacaacaatgCAGTTGCAAATATctcataactattttttttaatatagaaaatattctTGTACTGACTGGACAGAGCTGCAACGAATTGTGCAGTATCAGTTTTGGATCCCAAAGCATAAAATATTTCCTTCACGAGATCACAGTATGACAGACGACAAAACTATTACCCACgatcaaaaaaataaagttgacagCGGTCAAACAGTAAAAGTTAACTATTGCAATACAAAAGGGAATAATAATGATCACGGAATCGAGTAATCTttcaagaaaagcaaaagaacAAGAGAAATTGAGGAAGGAAAAAGAAGCATGTATACCTGGAAGCCACGCGTGTTGAGCTTTTTGATAGCTACTGGAAAAGGATCACCCTGCCCATCGGAGGGTCTGATGGATCCTTTATACACACTCCCGAACCCCCCTTCTCCAAGCTTGAGCGTCCTATCGAAACCTTGGGTGGCATCTCTGAGCTCCTGAAAATTGAAAACTCTGAAGGTGTGCTCTTTCTCTCTGTACAAGTCCTTCACGCTCTTGGGCGACGATAAGGAGCCGGTGGAGTTGACGGCGCGGGTCACGGCGGGGTTTTTCTTCTTATGCAATTCGGGGGCGGATTTACACTTGTCTTTGAAGAAGAAACACTTCATCTTCTCACCATTAAAtcaaagagaaggaaaaattatcagaagaagaggaagagagaattAAGGTGATGGCCCAGATGAGAAAATGGGACCTTGATTATATATTGAGGCGGTGAATTGTGATAAGGAACGAAGAGAgatgaaaagggaaaagaaagttAGGTTCCGTGAAGTGAAAGAAATATACTGAATGGGAACgatggagaagaagaagcagagGTGTGAAAGTTTAAGATATTCACGAGAGAAACAAACCCGCGTAggggaagagagagagaaaaaaagagagagagagagaaagagagagacagGAGTGAAGCGGGTTTACGACGTTGTGTGGAAGAAAGACCAAAAGACCAACCAAGAAAGACATTTCAAAGGTTGTGTGTATGCGAGCTGGAATATGAACATGTACCTTTCTTTTGCTTTGCTTTGTCACAAAA
This genomic stretch from Vigna radiata var. radiata cultivar VC1973A chromosome 7, Vradiata_ver6, whole genome shotgun sequence harbors:
- the LOC106765451 gene encoding probable serine/threonine-protein kinase PBL19 isoform X2, which codes for MKCFFFKDKCKSAPELHKKKNPAVTRAVNSTGSLSSPKSVKDLYREKEHTFRVFNFQELRDATQGFDRTLKLGEGGFGSVYKGSIRPSDGQGDPFPVAIKKLNTRGFQGHKEWLAEVQFLGIVNHPNLVKLLGYCSLDGERGIQRLLVYEFMPNRSLEDHLFNKSLPPLPWKTRLEIMLGAAQGLAYLHEGLEIQVIYRDFKSSNVLLDEDFHPKLSDFGLAREGPQGDQTHVSTAVVGTQGYAAPEYIETGHLKVQSDMWSFGVVLYEILTGRRSLERNRPTAEQKLLDWVKQYPADTSRFVVIMDPRLRNQYSPQAARKIAKLADSCLKKNPEDRPSMSQIVEALKQALQHSEIPNSSQDIAESSSSRSKLVRKSK
- the LOC106765451 gene encoding probable serine/threonine-protein kinase PBL19 isoform X1 yields the protein MKCFFFKDKCKSAPELHKKKNPAVTRAVNSTGSLSSPKSVKDLYREKEHTFRVFNFQELRDATQGFDRTLKLGEGGFGSVYKGSIRPSDGQGDPFPVAIKKLNTRGFQGHKEWLAEVQFLGIVNHPNLVKLLGYCSLDGERGIQRLLVYEFMPNRSLEDHLFNKSLPPLPWKTRLEIMLGAAQGLAYLHEGLEIQVIYRDFKSSNVLLDEDFHPKLSDFGLAREGPQGDQTHVSTAVVGTQGYAAPEYIETGHLKVQSDMWSFGVVLYEILTGRRSLERNRPTAEQKLLDWVKQYPADTSRFVVIMDPRLRNQYSPQAARKIAKLADSCLKKNPEDRPSMSQIVEALKQALQHSEIPNSSQDIAESSSSRSKLVRKNVIQMAAWL
- the LOC106769316 gene encoding beta-amylase 3, chloroplastic, with the protein product MALTLRSSISFINQKETKILKTSDDVPAIVSFAKVKPSYRLRVKNSMQEARPARDNSFNSEARRNEKWEKVHAPSVAHSHSDSKRVPVYVMLPLDTVTMGGSLNKPRAMNASLMALKSAGVEGVMVDAWWGLVEKDGPLKYNWEPYVELVQMVQMHGLKLQVVMSFHQCGGNVGDSCSIPLPSWVQEEISKNPDLVYTDRSGRRNPEYISLGCDSVPILRGRTPLQVYADYMRSFRDRFGDYLGSVIVEIQVGMGPCGELRYPSYPETNGTWRFPGIGEFQCYDKYMKASLAAAAEAIGKKEWGGGGPHDSGQYNQFPEDTGFFRREGTWNTEYGRFFLEWYSGKLLEHGEKILVSAKGIFDTSGVKLSGKVAGIHWHYRARSHAAELTAGYYNTRNNDGYTPIARMLAKHGVVFNFTCMEMKDREQPDFANCSPEGLVSQVKMATKTARAELAGENALERYDADAYAQVLSTSKSESGNGLAAFTYLRMNKRLFEGDNWRHLVDFVRSMSEGGRRERLPASDSHGSDLYVGHIKSTREKHTQEAVLV